A DNA window from Porphyromonas gingivalis ATCC 33277 contains the following coding sequences:
- a CDS encoding DUF389 domain-containing protein, which produces MDSNLGTTPTPTPTPTPTPSDIKRTFVEYIKSLLDLRQEKENDYQTIDLIKADVDFRGTKLWILIFAIFIASLGLNVNSTAVIIGAMLISPLMGPIIGFGLGLGILDFELVKRSLRNLGLATLFSILTATLFFFISPVGQEQSELLARTQPTLYDVLIAFFGGAAGIVAGSTKSKGNVIPGVAIATALMPPLCTAGFGLGTGQFAYFFGAFYLFIINSVFIALATFLAVRLLKFPRKVFLNKQREQKVRRIITVIAVCTIAPSIYLSIQLFSNNLLQENAHKYVREVIGSIPNTQVIRDQLLEENNRKHIEVVLIGATVSPAQIDSAKTKLSSYGLSGVELNIKQGFGYEQEETDVNELKNVLLKDLYDNGEKIIRNQQRQIDSLRNVLNFYNRFSSMESEIAQELQVIFPSINSAMLVPSSGVAQGRDSVLLVVVRPKDRISQSEINKLSSWMATRTKTKKVRLIIDNNHR; this is translated from the coding sequence ATGGACAGTAATCTCGGTACTACTCCTACCCCGACTCCTACTCCTACTCCGACACCGTCGGATATCAAACGGACTTTTGTGGAGTATATCAAGTCGCTCCTCGACCTCCGACAAGAGAAAGAGAACGACTATCAGACCATCGACCTTATCAAGGCAGATGTCGATTTCCGTGGTACGAAGCTCTGGATCCTTATCTTCGCCATCTTCATCGCTTCTCTTGGTCTTAATGTCAATTCGACTGCCGTTATCATCGGTGCCATGTTGATCTCCCCGCTTATGGGACCGATCATCGGATTCGGCTTGGGACTGGGCATTTTGGACTTTGAGCTTGTCAAGCGTTCGCTCCGCAACTTGGGGTTGGCCACGCTTTTCAGTATTCTCACGGCTACGTTGTTTTTCTTTATCTCTCCTGTCGGACAAGAACAGAGCGAACTTTTGGCACGTACGCAGCCTACTCTGTACGACGTGCTGATCGCATTCTTCGGTGGTGCTGCGGGGATTGTCGCCGGCAGTACCAAAAGCAAGGGCAATGTAATACCCGGTGTGGCTATCGCGACGGCCCTTATGCCTCCTCTCTGTACTGCCGGTTTCGGCCTTGGTACGGGGCAGTTTGCATATTTCTTCGGGGCTTTCTATCTCTTCATCATCAATTCTGTATTTATCGCACTGGCTACCTTCCTTGCAGTACGTTTGCTGAAGTTCCCACGCAAAGTCTTCCTCAATAAACAGCGAGAGCAGAAAGTGCGCCGGATCATTACGGTCATTGCCGTATGTACGATTGCTCCGAGTATCTATCTGAGCATACAGCTCTTCAGCAACAATCTACTTCAGGAAAACGCACACAAGTACGTGCGAGAGGTGATCGGCAGTATCCCCAATACGCAGGTCATACGCGACCAGCTACTGGAAGAGAACAACCGGAAGCATATAGAAGTGGTATTGATCGGTGCTACCGTTTCTCCGGCTCAGATAGACAGTGCGAAAACAAAGCTCTCTTCATACGGTTTGTCCGGCGTAGAACTGAACATCAAACAGGGCTTCGGTTATGAGCAGGAAGAGACCGATGTGAACGAACTGAAAAACGTTTTGCTGAAAGACCTCTATGACAATGGCGAGAAAATCATTCGAAACCAGCAGCGGCAGATCGATTCGCTCCGAAATGTATTAAACTTCTACAACCGTTTCTCTTCGATGGAGAGTGAGATAGCCCAAGAGCTGCAAGTGATTTTCCCCTCTATCAATTCGGCTATGCTGGTACCTTCGTCCGGAGTGGCACAGGGTAGGGATTCCGTATTGCTCGTCGTGGTGCGTCCGAAAGACCGGATAAGCCAGTCGGAAATAAACAAGCTAAGCTCATGGATGGCTACGCGTACCAAGACCAAGAAAGTGCGCCTTATCATAGACAATAATCATAGGTAA
- a CDS encoding lipopolysaccharide biosynthesis protein: MASGIRGLMKDTAVYGLSTILVRLLNWLMTIVYVRALPGTADFGNMTNLYAWTALAMIVLTYGMETGFFRFINKAERPNEVYSTTLWSLGATSTFFLCAGLLFLRPLSGSMGYAAHPEYVGLLLAIVAMDAFMAIPLAYLRYANRPWRFMFVRLTFILLTIVLTIFFLFLCPRIYALHPEWIDSFYRPNYELGYVFVINFICNLVQMAMLFPHWRHAGRVFRPDVLRKMLAYSFPILLLGLAGSFNNQADKILFPMLFDDPAEGKAQLGIYGACYKLAIIMVMFTQAFRYAYDPFVFAKIKSGEEEGKESYATAMKYFIIFVCFIYLGVMAYMDILKHFVGPAYYGGLKVVPFVMLGQLMFGIYFNLSLWYKVTDRTIWGAIFSLIGCVTTVLIIVFGARTYGFMACAWASVISNGLIMLLSYFMGRYYFPVPYRLGNALFYAALTALLVGGTYCVAYLFPQYTALRLGVNTLFVLLFVIIAFRKDLSGIAVPMLNRIRKR, translated from the coding sequence ATGGCATCCGGAATACGAGGTTTGATGAAAGATACGGCCGTTTACGGCCTGAGTACCATCCTGGTACGTCTGCTCAATTGGCTGATGACCATCGTCTATGTACGCGCACTGCCGGGCACTGCCGACTTCGGCAATATGACCAATCTATACGCTTGGACGGCACTGGCCATGATCGTCCTGACTTATGGGATGGAGACCGGTTTCTTCCGCTTCATCAATAAGGCCGAACGTCCGAACGAAGTCTATTCCACCACGTTGTGGTCTTTGGGGGCTACATCCACATTCTTCCTTTGTGCAGGCTTGCTTTTTCTCAGACCGCTCAGTGGGAGTATGGGCTATGCCGCTCATCCGGAGTACGTGGGTCTGCTGCTCGCTATCGTGGCGATGGATGCTTTCATGGCCATTCCATTGGCCTATCTGCGCTATGCGAACCGGCCGTGGCGATTTATGTTCGTTCGGCTGACATTCATCCTGCTGACCATCGTCCTTACGATCTTTTTCCTCTTCCTGTGTCCCCGTATTTATGCCTTACATCCGGAGTGGATCGATAGCTTCTACCGCCCGAACTACGAATTGGGGTACGTGTTCGTCATCAACTTCATTTGCAACCTCGTGCAGATGGCCATGCTTTTTCCTCATTGGCGGCATGCCGGCCGCGTATTTCGTCCGGACGTTCTGCGCAAGATGCTGGCCTATTCTTTCCCTATTCTGCTGTTGGGCTTGGCCGGCAGCTTCAACAATCAGGCCGATAAGATTCTCTTTCCCATGCTTTTCGACGATCCGGCGGAGGGGAAAGCACAGCTCGGTATCTATGGCGCATGCTACAAGCTGGCCATCATCATGGTGATGTTCACCCAGGCCTTTCGCTATGCCTACGATCCTTTCGTCTTCGCCAAGATCAAAAGTGGCGAGGAAGAGGGAAAGGAGTCCTATGCTACGGCGATGAAGTACTTCATCATCTTTGTTTGTTTCATCTATCTGGGTGTGATGGCTTATATGGACATCCTCAAGCACTTTGTCGGTCCGGCATATTACGGAGGACTCAAGGTCGTGCCTTTCGTGATGCTGGGGCAGTTGATGTTCGGCATTTACTTCAATCTCTCGCTTTGGTACAAGGTCACCGACCGAACGATATGGGGTGCGATCTTTTCTCTGATCGGCTGCGTCACTACGGTGCTGATCATCGTCTTCGGTGCGCGTACCTACGGCTTTATGGCTTGTGCATGGGCTTCGGTGATCAGCAATGGTCTGATCATGCTGCTTTCTTATTTTATGGGGAGGTACTATTTCCCCGTTCCATACCGTCTCGGAAATGCTTTGTTCTATGCCGCTCTGACAGCTTTGCTCGTGGGCGGAACATATTGTGTGGCCTATCTGTTTCCGCAGTATACAGCCCTTCGATTGGGTGTCAACACATTGTTTGTCTTATTATTTGTCATCATAGCTTTCAGGAAAGACCTGAGTGGGATAGCAGTCCCCATGCTCAATAGAATACGAAAAAGATAA
- the ruvB gene encoding Holliday junction branch migration DNA helicase RuvB, with the protein MTEEFDIRQERYRGNDGEREVENKLRPLTFDSFSGQDKVVENLSIFVAAARLRGEALDHTLLHGPPGLGKTTLSNIIANELGVGLKITSGPVLDKPGDLAGLLTSLESNDVLFIDEIHRLSPLVEEYLYSAMEDYRIDIMLDKGPSARSIQINLSPFTLVGATTRSGLLTAPLRARFGINLHLEYYDVHTITGIVERSARILEVSCSHDAAIEIAGRSRGTPRIANALLRRVRDFAQVKGSGAIDKPIACYALEALNIDRYGLDNVDHKLLATIIDKFAGGPVGLSTIATALGEDPGTIEEVYEPFLIKEGFLKRTPRGREVTELAYTHLGRNPRPHRPSLFD; encoded by the coding sequence ATGACTGAAGAATTTGACATTAGACAGGAGCGTTACCGCGGCAACGACGGCGAACGGGAAGTCGAAAACAAGCTACGCCCCCTGACGTTCGACAGCTTTAGCGGTCAGGACAAGGTGGTGGAGAATCTGAGCATCTTCGTTGCTGCAGCTCGTTTGCGCGGCGAGGCCTTGGATCATACGCTGCTGCATGGCCCTCCGGGGCTGGGTAAGACCACGCTGTCGAATATCATAGCCAATGAGCTTGGCGTGGGGCTTAAGATCACTTCCGGTCCCGTCCTCGACAAGCCGGGTGATCTGGCCGGACTCCTCACTTCGTTGGAATCCAACGATGTACTTTTCATAGACGAAATACACCGGCTGAGCCCTCTGGTGGAAGAATATCTCTACTCGGCCATGGAGGACTACCGTATAGATATAATGCTGGACAAGGGACCCAGCGCGCGCTCCATTCAGATCAATCTCTCCCCCTTCACCCTTGTGGGAGCTACTACGCGCAGCGGTTTGCTGACAGCACCCCTTCGTGCTCGTTTCGGGATCAATCTCCATCTGGAGTATTACGATGTGCATACTATTACCGGTATCGTGGAGCGGAGTGCACGCATTCTGGAGGTGTCCTGTTCGCACGATGCGGCCATCGAGATAGCCGGACGAAGCCGTGGTACGCCTCGTATAGCCAATGCCTTGCTGCGACGTGTAAGGGACTTTGCACAGGTCAAGGGATCCGGTGCCATTGACAAACCGATAGCCTGCTATGCTCTCGAGGCCCTGAATATCGACCGCTACGGGCTGGACAATGTGGATCACAAGCTCCTCGCCACCATCATAGACAAGTTCGCCGGAGGCCCCGTCGGATTGAGCACCATTGCCACGGCCTTGGGGGAAGACCCCGGTACGATAGAGGAGGTCTATGAGCCATTCCTGATCAAGGAGGGATTCCTCAAGCGGACACCTCGCGGAAGAGAAGTGACGGAGCTGGCTTATACGCACTTGGGACGTAACCCCCGTCCGCACCGGCCATCCCTCTTCGACTGA
- a CDS encoding methylated-DNA--[protein]-cysteine S-methyltransferase, giving the protein METIRIQHYQSPCGDLILGSYGHQLCMCDWAHKERKEIIDTGLQKRLCSSYEIALSPVLKETIAQLDEYFSHKRETFDIPLLMAGTEFQQTVWGELLNIPYGTTISYATLARRIGNPKAVRAVARANGANPISILVPCHRVIGSDNTLTGYGGGLDKKEFLLRHEMSLPV; this is encoded by the coding sequence ATGGAAACAATCCGCATTCAGCACTACCAATCGCCATGCGGCGATCTCATCCTCGGCTCCTATGGGCATCAGCTTTGCATGTGCGACTGGGCACATAAGGAACGCAAGGAAATTATTGACACGGGGCTGCAAAAAAGGCTGTGCTCCTCATACGAGATCGCACTGTCGCCCGTCTTGAAAGAGACGATCGCCCAACTGGACGAATACTTCTCTCACAAGAGAGAGACTTTCGACATCCCCCTGCTTATGGCAGGAACGGAGTTTCAGCAAACGGTATGGGGCGAGCTACTGAATATCCCCTACGGCACCACCATCTCATACGCCACTCTTGCACGACGAATAGGAAACCCCAAAGCCGTGAGGGCCGTAGCCCGTGCCAACGGAGCCAATCCCATATCCATCCTCGTGCCGTGCCATCGGGTAATTGGAAGCGACAATACGCTGACAGGTTACGGTGGGGGATTGGACAAAAAGGAATTCCTGCTTCGTCATGAAATGAGTCTGCCGGTCTAA
- the yajC gene encoding preprotein translocase subunit YajC, with product MDFIFLQAAPQAGGLFGGSSQMILVLVLMVVIFYFFMIRPQQKRQKELQRQREALAKGDKIITAGGIHGTIREVREKDFLVEIANGVNIRIDKGSVYVSAREAETDMANKKD from the coding sequence ATGGATTTCATCTTTCTTCAGGCCGCGCCACAAGCCGGAGGCCTGTTCGGAGGCTCAAGCCAGATGATTCTGGTGCTCGTGCTCATGGTAGTAATCTTTTACTTCTTCATGATCAGGCCTCAGCAAAAACGTCAGAAAGAGCTTCAGCGTCAGCGAGAAGCCCTCGCCAAAGGAGACAAAATAATCACCGCAGGCGGTATACACGGCACCATACGCGAGGTTCGCGAAAAAGATTTCTTGGTCGAAATAGCCAATGGCGTGAACATCCGCATCGATAAAGGGTCTGTATATGTATCTGCTCGCGAAGCGGAAACAGACATGGCCAACAAGAAAGACTAA
- a CDS encoding CdaR family protein gives MKLNLLNADRKKGKSIDKASAPRSRRGRNVLVFFAFVVLSAVFWFMQSLQDVYTTSFSIPISYSELPPDIGVSGRLPDRLDIMLKDQGIVLLTYKLKGFSPINISPSKAQLHKKKSMRLNKWDLVELLQKQLETSTTVAAISPEDIKATFYTRKKKTVPVVINGQTVPKEGFYAFDPVFSPSEVTIYGSAEALAGIGSVNTEEFSIDGLESDFSGDIAIAPIDDIVIDPTNIRMQVRVEQLTEQTFELPIITKNVPEGFLLRPLPGKVSIQLTLPTSHYKEVSEADLQTAVFYPSSPDSLRSDSSLPVELIMKPDWLKHYKITPSHVQFIIERIQ, from the coding sequence ATGAAGCTCAATCTCCTCAATGCCGATCGGAAAAAGGGGAAAAGTATAGACAAGGCATCCGCTCCCCGTTCACGCCGTGGGAGGAACGTCCTTGTCTTTTTCGCTTTTGTGGTTCTCTCTGCCGTTTTTTGGTTTATGCAGAGTCTGCAGGATGTTTACACCACTTCATTTTCGATTCCCATCTCCTATTCCGAGCTGCCGCCGGACATAGGAGTCTCAGGCAGGCTGCCCGACCGCTTGGACATTATGCTGAAAGATCAGGGTATCGTGCTTCTGACCTATAAGCTGAAGGGGTTCTCTCCGATCAATATCTCCCCATCCAAAGCGCAATTGCACAAGAAAAAGAGCATGCGACTGAACAAATGGGATCTGGTCGAACTGCTCCAAAAACAACTGGAAACCTCCACGACCGTTGCAGCCATCTCGCCCGAAGACATCAAAGCGACATTCTACACTCGCAAAAAGAAAACCGTACCCGTAGTCATAAACGGACAAACCGTCCCCAAAGAAGGATTCTACGCCTTCGATCCCGTCTTCTCGCCGAGCGAAGTGACCATATATGGAAGTGCGGAAGCGTTGGCGGGTATCGGGTCCGTGAATACGGAAGAGTTTTCTATCGACGGATTGGAGAGCGATTTCTCCGGTGACATAGCGATTGCCCCGATCGATGATATCGTTATCGATCCGACAAATATCAGAATGCAAGTGCGTGTAGAGCAGCTAACGGAACAAACGTTCGAACTGCCGATCATAACGAAGAATGTGCCTGAAGGCTTCCTCCTTCGTCCTCTACCCGGCAAAGTGTCGATACAGCTCACACTCCCCACATCGCACTACAAAGAAGTATCGGAAGCTGATCTGCAAACAGCCGTTTTCTATCCGTCCTCTCCGGATTCGCTCCGTAGCGATTCTTCTTTGCCGGTAGAGTTGATCATGAAACCGGATTGGCTCAAGCACTATAAGATTACGCCTTCGCACGTCCAATTCATCATCGAACGCATTCAGTAA
- the coaE gene encoding dephospho-CoA kinase (Dephospho-CoA kinase (CoaE) performs the final step in coenzyme A biosynthesis.) gives MITIGITGGIGSGKSVVSRILLTLGIPVYDSDSRAKWLNDHSPVVRQALTDLIGSDLYENDILRRDRLAAAIFSSGDLLEQVNGIIHPEVKKDFCQWRSECESDLCAIESAILFSSGFNSLCDTVIRVDAPEKIRQERAMARDGSSAETMRQRMLSQEREQSLAKAGADHTVLNAPPHLLVPQVVRIIETVRTKRPNPPDRL, from the coding sequence ATGATTACCATTGGGATCACCGGCGGAATAGGAAGCGGAAAGTCTGTTGTCAGTCGTATCCTGCTTACCCTCGGTATCCCCGTATACGACTCTGACAGCAGAGCCAAATGGCTCAATGATCACAGCCCTGTCGTCCGACAGGCACTGACCGACCTCATAGGCAGCGATCTGTACGAGAACGACATACTCAGGCGAGACAGGCTGGCTGCGGCTATCTTCTCCTCCGGCGATCTCCTCGAACAGGTAAACGGGATCATACATCCGGAAGTCAAAAAAGACTTCTGCCAATGGCGTTCGGAGTGCGAATCGGATCTCTGCGCCATAGAGAGTGCCATTCTTTTCAGCTCAGGATTCAACTCCCTGTGCGATACGGTAATTCGGGTCGATGCACCCGAAAAGATAAGACAAGAGCGGGCGATGGCTCGCGACGGTTCATCGGCAGAAACCATGAGGCAGCGTATGCTCAGCCAAGAAAGAGAGCAGTCATTGGCCAAGGCCGGAGCAGACCATACGGTGCTCAACGCCCCACCCCATCTACTTGTCCCTCAAGTCGTCAGAATTATAGAGACAGTCCGAACAAAGAGACCCAATCCGCCCGATCGACTTTAG
- a CDS encoding DUF5606 family protein, whose translation MLQPILSISGKSGLFRLVSRGKNTLIVEALDTKRRTPTYPSDRVVSLGDISIYTIEDDVPLPEVMETIYRKNEGKQLDAPALTKDNDSLRAFFGEVLPEYDVDRVYPSDIRKIISWYNLLVDNGFTTFLSDKKPAEEETTEKE comes from the coding sequence ATGTTGCAACCCATCCTTTCCATATCCGGCAAATCCGGATTGTTTCGGCTCGTATCGCGCGGAAAGAATACGCTCATAGTCGAAGCCCTCGACACGAAACGTAGAACCCCCACATACCCATCGGACCGAGTAGTCTCCCTTGGCGATATTTCCATTTACACCATCGAAGATGATGTCCCTCTGCCGGAGGTTATGGAAACGATATACCGGAAGAACGAAGGCAAACAGCTCGATGCTCCTGCTCTCACGAAGGACAACGACTCACTACGTGCTTTCTTCGGGGAGGTACTGCCCGAATACGACGTCGATAGAGTATATCCGAGCGATATACGCAAGATTATCTCTTGGTACAATCTTCTGGTGGACAACGGATTTACCACTTTCCTCTCGGATAAGAAACCGGCGGAAGAAGAGACGACGGAAAAAGAATAG
- the kbl gene encoding glycine C-acetyltransferase, whose protein sequence is MYKGMKDYLATELKSIEEAGLYKKERIIITPQRADIRVNEGQEVLNFCANNYLGLSDHPRLIQAAKEAMDERGFGMSSVRFICGTQEIHKELEKAIAEYFHTEDTILYAACFDANGGVFEPLFGEEDAIISDALNHASIIDGVRLCKAKRYRYENANMEDLERVLKEAQAQRYRIIVTDGVFSMDGNVAPMDKICDLAEKYDAMVMVDECHSAGVVGATGRGVAEQFDCYGRIDLHTGTLGKAFGGAIGGFTTGPKEVIAMLRQRSRPYLFSNSIPPSVVGAGLEVFKMLKESNDLHTKLMENVNYFRDRMLAAGFDIKPTQSAICAVMLYDAKLSQDYAARLLEEGIYVTGFYYPVVPKGQARIRVQLSAGHEREHLDKAINAFIKVGRELGVIK, encoded by the coding sequence ATGTACAAAGGAATGAAAGACTACTTGGCTACCGAACTCAAGAGTATCGAAGAAGCCGGGCTGTACAAGAAAGAACGGATCATCATCACCCCCCAGCGTGCTGACATCCGCGTAAACGAAGGCCAAGAGGTATTGAACTTTTGTGCCAACAACTATCTCGGTCTGTCCGATCACCCTCGGCTGATACAGGCAGCCAAGGAGGCGATGGATGAGCGTGGATTCGGGATGAGCTCCGTACGCTTCATTTGCGGAACGCAAGAGATCCACAAAGAATTGGAGAAAGCCATTGCCGAATACTTCCACACCGAAGATACTATCCTCTATGCGGCATGCTTCGATGCCAACGGCGGTGTATTCGAACCGCTCTTTGGAGAAGAAGATGCCATCATCAGCGATGCTCTGAACCATGCCTCTATCATCGACGGCGTTCGACTCTGCAAAGCCAAACGTTATCGCTACGAGAATGCCAACATGGAAGACCTCGAGCGCGTCCTGAAAGAAGCACAGGCCCAACGCTATCGCATCATCGTAACGGATGGCGTATTCTCTATGGATGGCAATGTGGCTCCCATGGATAAGATATGCGATTTGGCAGAGAAATACGATGCCATGGTGATGGTGGACGAGTGCCACTCTGCCGGCGTGGTGGGTGCTACCGGACGTGGCGTTGCAGAACAGTTCGACTGCTACGGACGTATCGACCTCCATACCGGAACTCTGGGCAAGGCTTTCGGCGGTGCCATCGGTGGCTTTACGACCGGGCCGAAAGAAGTGATTGCCATGCTGCGTCAGCGTTCACGTCCCTACCTCTTCAGCAACTCTATTCCTCCCAGTGTGGTAGGTGCCGGTCTTGAAGTCTTCAAGATGCTGAAGGAGAGCAATGACCTCCACACCAAGCTGATGGAGAACGTGAACTACTTCCGCGACAGAATGCTGGCAGCCGGTTTCGACATCAAGCCGACCCAAAGTGCCATCTGTGCAGTCATGCTCTACGACGCCAAACTGTCTCAGGACTATGCAGCTCGTTTGCTTGAAGAGGGTATCTACGTTACGGGATTCTACTATCCTGTCGTTCCCAAAGGACAGGCTCGCATCCGAGTACAGCTATCCGCCGGACACGAACGCGAACATCTGGACAAGGCTATCAATGCTTTCATCAAGGTCGGTCGCGAATTGGGCGTTATCAAATAA